A single genomic interval of Natronoarchaeum philippinense harbors:
- a CDS encoding DUF7282 domain-containing protein — protein MRQRITAALMIVVVTTSVGLVGAAPAAAGDTTASNHTASVTFTEQTSGGTTVTVDEVTLPDGGFVTIHDSSLADGATFGSVVGTSTYLEAGTHENVTVTLDERLSEDATLTAMPHKDTDGDRAYTFVSSNGMADGPYTADGGAVVQTANVTVSATVSITDQPTNGDSIVVDSVVLSEGGFVTVHDASLLDGATFDSVRGTSEYLEAGHHENVRVHLDDELTENATVIPMAHMDSNDNQMYDFVEDQGGADGPYTADGGAVLDTAMATLQTEASATFDAQTTGGHHVTVSEVFVPEGGFVTMHDSSINDGAVFDSVRGTSEYLEPGLHHDVTVALDDPLTEDGTLVAMPHMDSNGNETYDFVEQEGGADGPYTADGGAVVDAGAVTVSASVSLDDQTSDGTTVVVDSVDLSEGGFVTVHDSSLFAGETLGSVVGTSEYLEAGHHENVAIELDEKITETRSLVAMPHMDSNGNEMYDFVEQEGGADGPYIADGGAVVDTGTVTVPAAVSISAQEGGDSIVVDSVTLQDGGFVTIHDASVLDGAVFDSVRGTSEYLSPGTHENVTIELDQQYEQDGTAIAMAHMDSNGNEMYDFVEQEGGADGPYTAAGGAVVADASVMVSGMDDGSGSDEMDDSDEMDDSEDMDDSGDSENTNDSDSTGEESDSENDGTPGFGVAAALVALIGASLIALRSRR, from the coding sequence ATGCGGCAACGCATCACCGCGGCACTGATGATCGTCGTCGTGACGACCAGCGTGGGGCTGGTCGGCGCGGCGCCCGCAGCGGCGGGAGATACCACTGCGTCTAACCACACGGCCTCGGTGACGTTCACCGAGCAGACATCGGGCGGAACGACAGTTACCGTCGACGAGGTAACGCTGCCCGACGGCGGCTTCGTCACGATACACGACAGCAGCCTCGCTGACGGCGCCACGTTCGGGAGCGTCGTCGGCACGTCGACGTATCTCGAAGCGGGCACCCACGAGAACGTGACCGTCACGCTCGACGAGCGCCTGAGCGAGGACGCCACGCTCACGGCCATGCCCCACAAGGACACCGACGGCGACCGCGCGTACACGTTCGTCTCCAGCAACGGGATGGCGGACGGTCCCTACACCGCCGACGGCGGCGCTGTCGTCCAGACCGCCAACGTGACCGTCTCGGCGACGGTGTCGATCACCGACCAGCCCACGAACGGCGACTCGATCGTCGTCGACTCGGTCGTGCTCTCGGAGGGCGGGTTCGTCACGGTCCACGACGCGAGCCTGCTCGACGGCGCGACGTTCGACAGCGTTCGCGGCACCAGCGAGTACCTCGAAGCCGGTCACCACGAGAACGTCCGGGTCCACCTCGACGACGAACTCACCGAGAACGCCACGGTGATCCCGATGGCGCATATGGACTCGAACGACAACCAGATGTACGACTTCGTCGAGGATCAGGGCGGCGCTGACGGCCCATACACCGCTGACGGCGGCGCGGTGCTCGACACCGCGATGGCGACGCTCCAGACCGAAGCGAGCGCGACCTTCGACGCCCAGACCACCGGCGGGCACCACGTCACCGTCTCCGAGGTGTTCGTGCCCGAGGGCGGCTTCGTCACGATGCACGACAGCTCGATCAACGACGGCGCCGTGTTCGACAGCGTTCGCGGCACCAGCGAGTACCTCGAACCGGGCCTGCACCACGACGTGACGGTTGCACTCGACGACCCGCTGACCGAGGACGGAACGCTCGTTGCGATGCCACACATGGACTCGAACGGCAACGAGACGTACGACTTCGTCGAGCAGGAAGGCGGCGCTGACGGTCCCTACACCGCTGACGGCGGTGCAGTCGTCGACGCCGGTGCAGTCACCGTCTCAGCATCGGTTTCGCTGGACGACCAGACCTCCGACGGAACGACCGTCGTCGTCGATTCGGTCGACCTCTCGGAGGGTGGCTTCGTGACGGTTCACGACTCCAGCCTGTTCGCCGGCGAAACCCTCGGCAGCGTTGTCGGCACGAGCGAGTACCTCGAAGCCGGCCACCACGAGAATGTGGCCATCGAACTCGACGAGAAGATCACCGAGACGCGCTCGCTCGTTGCCATGCCACACATGGACTCGAACGGCAACGAGATGTACGACTTCGTCGAGCAAGAGGGCGGTGCTGACGGCCCATACATCGCTGACGGCGGTGCAGTGGTCGACACCGGAACGGTCACCGTCCCCGCGGCGGTCTCGATCAGCGCCCAAGAGGGCGGCGACTCGATCGTCGTCGACTCCGTCACGCTGCAGGACGGCGGCTTCGTGACGATCCACGACGCGAGCGTCCTCGACGGCGCCGTGTTCGACAGCGTTCGCGGCACCAGCGAGTACCTCAGCCCCGGCACCCACGAGAACGTGACCATCGAACTCGACCAGCAATACGAGCAGGATGGCACTGCGATCGCCATGGCGCACATGGACTCGAACGGGAACGAGATGTACGACTTCGTCGAGCAGGAGGGCGGCGCTGACGGCCCCTACACCGCAGCGGGCGGCGCGGTCGTCGCTGACGCCTCCGTGATGGTGTCCGGAATGGACGACGGCAGCGGCTCCGACGAGATGGACGACTCCGACGAGATGGATGACAGCGAAGATATGGACGACTCGGGCGACTCCGAAAACACGAACGATAGCGACTCGACAGGCGAGGAGAGCGACTCTGAGAACGACGGCACGCCCGGCTTCGGCGTCGCCGCAGCGCTGGTCGCACTGATCGGCGCCAGCCTGATCGCCCTCCGGTCCCGCCGGTAA
- a CDS encoding GIY-YIG nuclease family protein, translating to MTGGTYALLVELPEPISPPIGALGTHELPAGWYAYVGSALGAGGFSRIDRHRRVAAGEHDVRHWHVDYLLGHEATTLRDAVRAPGREIECPVARALPAGPVDGFGASDCDCRSHLAYASDEDELRRRIDAAIADA from the coding sequence ATGACCGGTGGTACGTACGCGCTGCTCGTCGAACTCCCGGAGCCGATCAGCCCGCCGATCGGCGCGCTGGGAACGCACGAGCTTCCAGCCGGCTGGTACGCCTACGTCGGGAGCGCGCTCGGCGCCGGCGGCTTTTCGCGTATCGACCGACACCGCCGCGTCGCGGCCGGCGAACACGACGTTCGACACTGGCACGTCGACTACTTGTTGGGTCACGAGGCCACGACGCTCCGGGACGCCGTTCGCGCGCCCGGCAGAGAGATCGAGTGTCCCGTGGCCAGAGCGCTGCCTGCGGGCCCCGTCGACGGGTTCGGCGCCTCGGACTGCGATTGCCGATCCCACCTCGCCTACGCATCCGACGAGGACGAACTCCGTCGACGGATCGACGCCGCCATCGCCGACGCGTAG
- a CDS encoding AI-2E family transporter yields the protein MAIGLDVDRTRVLWWALGAFLFVVLTRIVVAFVGTFVFALFVYYSTRPIYQRIEHRIGSPSVAAATALVVLALPAILLATYTLVVGVEELSQAINGSDLSGQLAVIEPYLDVSAIVDDPQTLLSGIDGGQLFDAADSALSYVGLLGTFALHLLIVIVIAYYLLRDGRDLSRWFRARFGDQHGVMDAFCYELDRDLQIVFFGNILTAITTGVLGALTYSALDAVAPAAISLPYPVLLGLLTGVASLIPVIGMKLVYFPMTAYLFGRIVVDDATGVFWFPIVFAVVSFVIVDSIPDFFLRPYVSGRNVHLGAVMVAYIVGPLVFGWYGLFLAPLLLLVTIHFCRIVLPELLAARSVDPYAVDPGYLDAADDVGAQSSDDAASSASNASDEPDD from the coding sequence ATGGCCATCGGGCTCGATGTCGACCGGACACGGGTGCTGTGGTGGGCGCTCGGAGCGTTCCTGTTCGTAGTGCTGACCCGAATCGTCGTCGCGTTCGTCGGGACGTTCGTGTTCGCGCTCTTTGTCTACTACTCGACCCGACCGATCTACCAGCGCATCGAGCACCGCATCGGCTCGCCCAGCGTCGCGGCGGCGACCGCGCTCGTCGTGCTCGCACTGCCGGCGATCTTGCTGGCGACCTACACGCTCGTCGTTGGCGTCGAAGAGCTTTCGCAGGCGATCAACGGTAGCGATCTGTCCGGACAGCTAGCCGTGATCGAGCCTTATCTCGATGTCTCGGCGATCGTCGACGATCCGCAGACGCTCCTCTCGGGCATCGACGGCGGGCAGCTGTTCGACGCCGCCGACTCGGCGCTGTCCTACGTCGGACTGCTCGGCACCTTCGCGTTACATCTGCTGATCGTGATCGTGATCGCGTACTACTTACTGCGCGACGGCCGCGACCTCTCGCGGTGGTTTCGCGCGCGCTTTGGCGACCAGCACGGCGTGATGGACGCCTTCTGCTACGAACTCGATCGAGACCTCCAGATCGTCTTCTTCGGTAACATCCTGACGGCGATCACGACGGGCGTCCTCGGCGCACTGACCTACAGCGCGCTCGACGCCGTCGCGCCCGCCGCGATCTCGCTTCCCTACCCGGTGTTGCTCGGTCTGCTCACCGGCGTCGCCAGCCTGATCCCGGTGATCGGCATGAAACTCGTCTATTTCCCGATGACAGCGTACCTGTTCGGACGGATCGTCGTCGACGATGCCACCGGCGTGTTTTGGTTTCCGATCGTCTTCGCTGTCGTGTCGTTCGTGATCGTCGACTCGATCCCGGATTTTTTCCTTCGGCCGTACGTCTCGGGCCGCAACGTCCATCTCGGTGCCGTGATGGTGGCCTACATCGTCGGCCCGCTCGTGTTCGGCTGGTACGGGCTGTTTCTGGCACCGCTTTTGTTGCTGGTCACGATTCATTTCTGCCGGATCGTGCTGCCGGAACTGCTTGCCGCCCGGTCCGTCGATCCGTACGCGGTCGATCCGGGTTATCTCGACGCCGCTGACGATGTCGGGGCACAGTCGAGCGACGACGCGGCGTCCTCGGCGTCGAACGCGTCCGACGAGCCAGACGATTAA
- a CDS encoding ArsR/SmtB family transcription factor — MEAVLWYVFTGTRGGENRARILRALDDRPRNANQLAEDLELDYKTVRHHLDVLADNDIVEKSGDDYGAIYLPTDRVRHNWGTVEQILEQVN; from the coding sequence ATGGAGGCCGTCCTGTGGTACGTGTTCACCGGCACGCGGGGCGGAGAAAACAGAGCCAGAATCCTCCGGGCGCTCGACGACCGCCCGCGCAACGCGAACCAACTGGCCGAGGATCTCGAACTGGATTACAAGACCGTTCGACACCACCTCGACGTGCTCGCCGACAACGACATCGTCGAGAAGAGCGGCGACGACTACGGTGCGATCTATCTGCCGACCGACCGCGTTCGACACAACTGGGGTACCGTCGAACAGATTCTCGAACAGGTGAACTGA
- a CDS encoding amphi-Trp domain-containing protein, translating to MSEEVLFESERSQSRSDIAATLRAVADKLDAGESITLRGGDQSLELDPPERPEFEIKAEREIEGGVEELSVEFELEWTPGDADDGPVSVE from the coding sequence ATGTCCGAAGAAGTGCTGTTCGAGTCAGAGCGAAGCCAGTCCCGCAGCGACATCGCGGCGACGCTCCGGGCCGTCGCAGACAAACTCGACGCCGGCGAGTCGATCACGCTCCGCGGCGGCGATCAGTCGCTCGAACTCGACCCGCCAGAACGCCCCGAATTCGAGATCAAAGCCGAGCGCGAGATCGAGGGCGGCGTCGAGGAGCTCAGCGTCGAGTTCGAGCTCGAATGGACGCCGGGCGACGCCGACGACGGGCCGGTCAGCGTCGAGTAG